In the genome of Streptomyces fagopyri, the window AGTACGCGCACGGCACAGGCAGTCCGGAACGGACACGGGGGCGGTCTCGTGTGCGCGGTACGCGCGCTGACCAAGACCTATCCGGCCGTCCGCGGACGCCGGGGCGCCCCCGGCACGCCCGAGGTGAGGGCCACCGACGGGGTGCGGCTGGACATCCGGCGCGGCGAGATCTTCGGGCTCCTCGGACCGAACGGCGCCGGCAAGTCGACCCTCGTCCGCCAGCTCACCGGACTCATGCGGCCCGACAGCGGCAGCGTCGAGATCCTCGGGCACGACATCGTCCGCCACCCCGAACGGGCGGCGCGGATCCTCGCCTACCTCGGACAGGAGTCCACCGCTCTCGACGAGCTGACCGTGTCGCTGGCGGCGGAGACGACCGCACGGCTGCGCGGACTGGAGCTGCGTCAGGCACGGGCCGAGCGGGACGCCGTCCTGGACGAGCTGGGCCTGACCGCGCTGGCCTCCCGCCCCCTGAAGAAGCTGTCGGGCGGGCAGCGGCGGCTCGCGTGCGTCGCCGCCGCACTCGTCGGGGAGCGGCCGCTGCTGGTCCTCGACGAGCCGACCACCGGAATGGACCCCGTCGCCCGGCGCGCCGTCTGGGCCGCCGTCGACCGCCGCCGGGCCGAGCGCGGTACGACCGTGCTGCTGGTCACCCACAACGTCATCGAGGCCGAGACCGTCCTCGACCGGGTCGCCGTCCTCGACCGCGGCCGCGTCATCGCCTGCGACACCCCGGCCGGTCTGAAGGAGCGGGTCGCGGGCGAGGTCCGGGTCGAACTCGTCTGGCGCGAGAACGCCCCACTGGACGTGCCCGAGGTCGCCGCGCTGCGCTCACGGGCCGTCGAGTCGGGCCGCCGCTGGACCCTCCGGCTCGCGCCCGACGAGGCCCGGGCGGCGGTCGCCACGGTCACCGGCGGGGCCGCCTTCGCCGCGCTCGACGACTTCACACTGGCCACGCCGAGCCTGGAGGACGTGTACCTGGCGCTCGGTGGCGACACGCAGGGGCTGGTCAAGGCATGAGCACGGGGGGCCTGGAATCCGTAGGGGAGTCTGTACGGACGGGGAGGGGTGTCATGGGCGTGCGCAACAGGGACAGGACGGCTGCCGGAGCGAAGAGGAGCAGCTCGACGTGAGTGTCGTACCCGCCGAGGTGCTGCCGGGCAGCGCGCTGCCCGTGGCCGAGGAGATCGGCGACGCCGTGGAACTCGGGCCGAGGGCGCGGCTGTGGCCCTCCCTCGCGGCCGTGTACCGGGCCCAGCTCTCCCGGGCACGGGTGGCGCGGATCCCGCTGTTGTTCGTGGCCACCTTCCAGTCCGTCGGGATCATGATCCTGATGCGGGGCGTGGTGGACGGCGGGGGCGAGGCGCGGGCCGTGGTGGCCGGGGCGACGGTCCTCGTGGTCGCGTTCGTCGCGCTCAACCTCCTCGCGCAGTACTTCGGGCACCTGCGGGCCGGCGGTGGCCTCGACCACTACGCGACCCTGCCGGTGCCGCCCGCGGCCGTCGTGCTCGGTGCCGCGGGCGCGTACGCGTCCTTCACCGTGCCGGGGACCGTCGCCACCGCCGTCTTCGGCTGTGTGCTCTTCGGGCTGCCGATGGCCCATCTGTGGGTGCTCGTGGCGGTGATCCCGCTCGCGGGCGCGGCGCTCGCCGGGCTGGGGGCGGCGCTCGGGCTGCTCGCGCCGAGGCCGGAACTCGCGACGCTGCTGGGACAGCTGGGCATGTCCGCGGCGCTGCTGCTGGGGGTGCTGCCGGCCGACCGGCTGCCCACGGTCGTGCGGTACGGGCGTGATCTGCTCCCCTCCACGT includes:
- a CDS encoding ABC transporter ATP-binding protein, whose protein sequence is MSTRTAQAVRNGHGGGLVCAVRALTKTYPAVRGRRGAPGTPEVRATDGVRLDIRRGEIFGLLGPNGAGKSTLVRQLTGLMRPDSGSVEILGHDIVRHPERAARILAYLGQESTALDELTVSLAAETTARLRGLELRQARAERDAVLDELGLTALASRPLKKLSGGQRRLACVAAALVGERPLLVLDEPTTGMDPVARRAVWAAVDRRRAERGTTVLLVTHNVIEAETVLDRVAVLDRGRVIACDTPAGLKERVAGEVRVELVWRENAPLDVPEVAALRSRAVESGRRWTLRLAPDEARAAVATVTGGAAFAALDDFTLATPSLEDVYLALGGDTQGLVKA
- a CDS encoding ABC transporter permease — encoded protein: MSVVPAEVLPGSALPVAEEIGDAVELGPRARLWPSLAAVYRAQLSRARVARIPLLFVATFQSVGIMILMRGVVDGGGEARAVVAGATVLVVAFVALNLLAQYFGHLRAGGGLDHYATLPVPPAAVVLGAAGAYASFTVPGTVATAVFGCVLFGLPMAHLWVLVAVIPLAGAALAGLGAALGLLAPRPELATLLGQLGMSAALLLGVLPADRLPTVVRYGRDLLPSTYGVEAFARTFGAHPDWTFVLADLAVCAGVGVASLAVATWAYRRAAVR